In Salirhabdus salicampi, the sequence CAGCGTTCGTCCTGAGCCAGGATCAAACTCTCCATAAAAGTTAGAAAACTTGGTCTCTAGCTAAATAATAAAAAAATCGAAATTGACATTACTGGTCGTTTTGTTCAGTTTTCAAGGTTCGAACTATATTGTTGCGCCAAATTGGCGACTTTTATAATTATACATAACTGATTTGTTTAAGTCAACACATTTTTATAATGTTTTTAATAATTACGTATAACTTGTTACCCTTTTGTCAGGCAAGGAATAATATATCATGAGTGATATATCTTTGCAACACTAATTGGGCTGTTGGGCCAGCCCAATTTATGGTAATAAGATAATGTGTATCGCCACTAAAGAAGCAAGACCTGGTAAACCTAAAAAACCAGATACAAATACTGTAAACAAGTTGATCGGAACGTGAAGGCCAAAATTCGCACCAAACACATTTAAAAAGAACAGTAATAGCGCACCAATCAAAACTTTAACTAGTCCCGACGACAAAAGACGTACCGCCTTTAAAGGTACACCTTTTAATAAAAATAGTAAGATAACGACTAGTATGACACCTATAACAAGATACGAATTCATTCTCAAATCCCCCATTCTTGTCCTTCTATTAAATGATATGACTAAGAATGAAGAGGTAGAACTATTTTATATGACGATGTCTTGCTTCTCTCAATAGGAAGAAATACTTTGCCTTCGCCAGTTTCTGGTCAAATAATCCTTTCTCACTTGGTTCAATACTATTTTCCAGGATGTCATTTAATTGATTCCATCTTCCTCGAAACAAATCGATATTTTCTATTAATTGTTGGTCATAGTTTTTGCGTTTAAATTTCCTCTTTCCAAACATTATCCAACTCAACTCCTTACAAGTCTCTTCTTCCTTCCAATGCTTTGGACAATGTTACTTCATCTGCATATTCTAAGTCGCCTCCAACCGGAAGACCGTGTGCTATACGAGTTGTCCTTATACCAGCTGGTTTTACTAATCGAGAGATATACATAGCTGTTGCTTCACCTTCTATATTCGGGTTTGTCGCTAAAATTAATTCATTAATATTTTCGTTTTTTAACCGGTTGATCAAGGAAGGGACATTAATGTCTTCTGGACCTATTCCATCCATCGGGGATATTGCTCCGTGCAACACATGGTAACGTCCGTTATACTCCTTCATCTTTTCCATAGCTATTACATCTTTAGAGTCTTGAACAACACAAATGATTGACTCATCTCTTGATTCATCCTCACATATAGAACAAGGATCCCGATCTGTAATATAACCACAAACTGAACAGTGTGTTAATTCTCTCTTTGCACTAACTAATGATTTGGCAAAATCTAATACATCATCTTCTTTCATATCTAAAACAAAAAAGGCCAGGCGAACCGCCGTTTTTGGCCCAATTCCTGGCAATTTGGTAAAACTGTCAATTAGTTTGGAAATCGGTTCAGGATAATACATTTGTTGATTCCTCCTAGAACATGCCTGGCATATTCAACCCTTTCGTAAACTGTCCCATTGTTGAATTTGTCTTTTCATCTACTTGTTTCAATACGTCATTAGTGGCTGCGATGATTAAATCTTGTAACATGTCAACATCATCAGGATCTACAACTTCTTCATTAATTTCTACATCTACTATTTCCTTTTTCCCGTTTGCAACAACTTTCACCATTCCTCCACCGGCTGTCGCTTCAAAACTTTCTTTGTGCAGTTCCTCTTGTGCTTCCATCATCTTTTT encodes:
- a CDS encoding pro-sigmaK processing inhibitor BofA family protein, whose translation is MNSYLVIGVILVVILLFLLKGVPLKAVRLLSSGLVKVLIGALLLFFLNVFGANFGLHVPINLFTVFVSGFLGLPGLASLVAIHIILLP
- a CDS encoding YaaL family protein codes for the protein MFGKRKFKRKNYDQQLIENIDLFRGRWNQLNDILENSIEPSEKGLFDQKLAKAKYFFLLREARHRHIK
- the recR gene encoding recombination mediator RecR gives rise to the protein MYYPEPISKLIDSFTKLPGIGPKTAVRLAFFVLDMKEDDVLDFAKSLVSAKRELTHCSVCGYITDRDPCSICEDESRDESIICVVQDSKDVIAMEKMKEYNGRYHVLHGAISPMDGIGPEDINVPSLINRLKNENINELILATNPNIEGEATAMYISRLVKPAGIRTTRIAHGLPVGGDLEYADEVTLSKALEGRRDL
- a CDS encoding YbaB/EbfC family nucleoid-associated protein, which produces MRGGMGNMNNMMKQMQKMQKKMMEAQEELHKESFEATAGGGMVKVVANGKKEIVDVEINEEVVDPDDVDMLQDLIIAATNDVLKQVDEKTNSTMGQFTKGLNMPGMF